The genomic segment CCGCGGGACCGGACTCCGTGGTTCTGGGGCCGCACGGCTTCGTGGCCCCGCCGGTCAGGGGCCGCACCGGTCCGGGGCTCCGCGGGTCCAGGGCCCGCCGGTCCGTGCTCCGCTGGCGTGCGGGAAGGGCCGGCTGGGCGTGCCGCCGGCCCGTCGAGCTCGGTGGCCGTACCCCTTTCACGACCCTCGCTGCGGGCGAGGACTTCGCCCGGCGGGCCAAGCACGCCGGGCGGCAACCGGTCGGACCGCCAACGATGATCACGGACAGGGGCTGGTAATGCGGCCGCCCACGTGGTAAGTCCGTAATGCGGTTCGTATTAACACAGTGGCCTGGGACACAGGATGCTGCGGGTCGGGCTTGTGAGTCTCGGCACGATCGGCCCGATACACTCCGCGAGTTGCACCGGACCGACCGACCGGCCGGGCCGGATCACAGACGGTGGTACAGGAGGACGGATGGACACCACTCTCGCCACTGGCGGCGAGACCCTGTCCCTGAACAGCGTGTCCCTGACCGGTTCCAACCTGGTGTACGTGGTGATCGCGGCGGTGATCGCGCTCGTCGCGCTGGGGTTCGCGGCCGGCCTGGTCAAGTTGGTGCTGGCGACCGACCGGGGCACGACGAAGATGCAGGAGATCGCCGGCGCGGTGCAGGAAGGCGCCTCGGCGTATCTCGGCAGGCAGTTCCGCACGCTGGGGATCTTCGTGATCGTCGCGCTGCTGTTGCTGCTGGCGTTGCCGGTCAACGAGGGCGGCTGGGAAGTGCGCATCGGCCGGTCCGCGTTCTTCGTGGTCGGCGCGGTCTTCAGCGCGTTCATCGGCTGGGCTGGGATGTCGCTCGCGACCCGGGCGAACCTGCGGGTGGCGTCCGCCGCGCGCAGCACCCGGGAGGGCGCGATGCAGATCGCCTTCCGTACCGGCGGCGTGGTCGGGTTCATGACGGTCGGCCTCGGCCTGCTGGGCGCCGGCGTGGTCGTGCTGATCTTCCGGGACAAGGCGCCGACCGTACTGGAGGGCTTCGGTTTCGGTGCCGCGCTGCTCGCGATGTTCATGCGGGTCGGTGGCGGCATCTTCACCAAGGCCGCGGACGTCGGTGCCGACCTGGTCGGCAAGGTGGAGCAGGGGATTCCAGAGGACGACCCGCGCAACGCCGCGACGATCGCCGACAACGTCGGCGACAACGTCGGTGACTGCGCCGGGATGGCCGCCGACCTGTTCGAGTCGTACGCGGTCATGCTGGTCGCGGCGCTGATCCTGGGGCGCACCGCGTTCGGCTCCGAGGGCCTGGTCTTCCCGCTGATCGTGCCGGCGATCGGGGTGGTCACCGCGATCATCGGCGTGTTCATCACCCGGCTGCGGCCGTCCGACCGGTCCGGGATGGCGGCGATCAACCGGGCGTTCTTCATTTCGGCGGCCATCTCGGCCGTGTTGTGCGTGGTCGCGGCGCTGGTCTACCTGCCGAGCACGTTCTCCGACCTGCACGGCGTGTCGGCGAGCATCGGTCACCCGAGCCGCAGCCCGCAGCTGATCGCGATCGTCGCGGTCCTGATCGGCATCGTGCTGGCGGCCCTGATCCAGCTGCTCACCGGCTACTTCACGGACACCATCCGGCGGCCGGTGAAGGACGTGGCGAAGACGTCGCTGACCGGCCCGGCCACCGTGGTCCTGTCCGGCGTCAGCCTCGGCTTCGAGTCGGCGGTGTACTCGGCGATCCTGATCGCCGCCGCGGTGTACGGCGCGTTCCTGCTCGGCGGCGGCTCGATCGTGCTGTCGCTGTTCGCGGTGGCGCTCGCCGGTACGGGGCTGCTGACCACGGTCGGCGTCATCGTGGCGATGGACACCTTCGGCCCGATCTCGGACAACGCGCAGGGCATCGCGGAGATGTCCGGCGAGGTCGAGGGCGAGGGTGCGCAGATCCTCACCGAGCTGGACGCGGTCGGCAACACGACGAAGGCGATCACCAAGGGCATCGCGATCGCGACCGCGGTGCTCGCCGCGACCGCGCTGTTCGGTTCCTTCACCGACACCGTGACCAGCGCGGCGAAGGACAGCATGCAGGGGCTCGGCGCGCTGGACATCCAGCAGTACACCGGGATCCTCAACGTCGGCAACCCGTCGAACCTGGTCGGGTTGATCATCGGCGCGTCGGTGGTGTTCCTGTTCAGCATGCTGGCGATCAACGCGGTGTCCCGGTCCGCCGGCGCCGTGGTGTTCGAGGTGCGGCGGCAGTTCCGGGAGTTCCCGGGGATCATGGACGGCTCGCAGCGCCCGGAGTACGGCAAGGTCGTCGACATCTGCACCCGGGATGCGCAGCGTGAGCTCATCACGCCCGGCATCCTGGCCGTGTTCGCGCCGATCGTGGTCGGCTTCGGGCTCGGCGTCGGCGCTCTCGGCGCGTACCTGGCGGGCGCGATCGCGACCGGCATCCTGATGGCGATCTTCCTGGCGAACTCGGGCGGTGCCTGGGACAACGCGAAGAAGCTCGTCGAGGACGGGGTGCACGGCGGCAAGGGCTCCGAGGCGCACGAGGCGACGATCATCGGAGACACCATCGGTGACCCGTTCAAGGACACCGCCGGTCCGGCGATCAACCCGCTGATCAAGGTGATGAACCTGGTCTCGCTGCTGATCGCGCCGGCCGTGGTGATGTTCTCCATCGGCACGTCGAAGAACACCGGCGTGCGGATCGCGATCGCGCTGGTGGCGCTGGCGATCATCGTCGCGGCGCTGGTCGTCGCCAAGCGGCGGCCGATCGCCGTCGGTGAGGAGAACGGCGCGGAGAAGGAGGCGGCGCAGGCCTCGGCCTGACGCCGCTTCGCGCGCGGCAGTCCAAACGGCGGCCACGCGTGCGGTGGCCGCCGCGGGCGTCACCGCGCGGGGTTGTGCGGAGCCCCCGTGGACCGGATACCGTTCCGGGCCATGGGGGCTCTCGCACGTACGGCGGTGCCGGCGCTGGCCGCGCTGGTGCTGCTCGCCGGCTGCGGTTCCGACGGCGTACCGGCGAAGACCTGGGCGACCCACGTCTGCCGGGCGCTGAAGCCCTGGACCAGCACGGTGAGCAAGCTGACCCGGCAGACGCAGCAGGAGATGCAGCAGGTCACGACGCCGGACGCGGCGAAGGTGACGCTGTTGAACCTGCTCGACTCGGAGGCGAAGGCCACCGACAAGGCGCGGGACCGGCTGCTCGCCGCCGGGGTGCCGGACGTGGACGACGGGAAGAGGATCGCGGCCGAGTTCACCGCGGCGCTGACCTCGGCGCGTGACTCGTACCGCACCGCCCGGGACGCGGTCCGCAAGCTGTCGACGACCAACTCGAAGGCGTTCTACGATGGCGTGTCCAGCGCGATCGACAAGCTGAACACGCAGTACGACGCGGGTGCGCTGGACACCTCCAAGGTGCACTCCGAGCCGCTGCAGCGGGCGTTCGACGAGGTACCGGAGTGCCAGTGAGCGCCGCGTCGGACGCCGAGCCGCAGCCGGCGAGCGCTCCGCGGCCGGCCACCAAGTCCCAGCCAGCCGCCAAGCCACCGCCGGCCATCAGGTCGCGGTCGGCCAAATCGCCGCCGGCCGCCAAATCGCCGCCGGACAGTGCTCCTCGGCCGGCCA from the Actinocatenispora thailandica genome contains:
- a CDS encoding sodium-translocating pyrophosphatase is translated as MDTTLATGGETLSLNSVSLTGSNLVYVVIAAVIALVALGFAAGLVKLVLATDRGTTKMQEIAGAVQEGASAYLGRQFRTLGIFVIVALLLLLALPVNEGGWEVRIGRSAFFVVGAVFSAFIGWAGMSLATRANLRVASAARSTREGAMQIAFRTGGVVGFMTVGLGLLGAGVVVLIFRDKAPTVLEGFGFGAALLAMFMRVGGGIFTKAADVGADLVGKVEQGIPEDDPRNAATIADNVGDNVGDCAGMAADLFESYAVMLVAALILGRTAFGSEGLVFPLIVPAIGVVTAIIGVFITRLRPSDRSGMAAINRAFFISAAISAVLCVVAALVYLPSTFSDLHGVSASIGHPSRSPQLIAIVAVLIGIVLAALIQLLTGYFTDTIRRPVKDVAKTSLTGPATVVLSGVSLGFESAVYSAILIAAAVYGAFLLGGGSIVLSLFAVALAGTGLLTTVGVIVAMDTFGPISDNAQGIAEMSGEVEGEGAQILTELDAVGNTTKAITKGIAIATAVLAATALFGSFTDTVTSAAKDSMQGLGALDIQQYTGILNVGNPSNLVGLIIGASVVFLFSMLAINAVSRSAGAVVFEVRRQFREFPGIMDGSQRPEYGKVVDICTRDAQRELITPGILAVFAPIVVGFGLGVGALGAYLAGAIATGILMAIFLANSGGAWDNAKKLVEDGVHGGKGSEAHEATIIGDTIGDPFKDTAGPAINPLIKVMNLVSLLIAPAVVMFSIGTSKNTGVRIAIALVALAIIVAALVVAKRRPIAVGEENGAEKEAAQASA